In a genomic window of Silurus meridionalis isolate SWU-2019-XX chromosome 27, ASM1480568v1, whole genome shotgun sequence:
- the LOC124380987 gene encoding polyubiquitin-like: protein MMELMIKDLNGKSQIVNVLPNATIGELKQRVAPHFEVRASLLKLSASNGQILDHDEKTVRDYGLSSGSTVMLLISSTPVPFQVFVKNEKGQIKTYDITDSETVDQLMRRIYEKEGTPLDQQRLIYNGQQLSSGRKLQDYNVVSGATIHMTLRLRGG, encoded by the coding sequence ATGATGGAGCTCATGATCAAAGACCTAAATGGAAAATCACAGATTGTGAATGTGTTGCCAAATGCCACCATCGGTGAACTCAAGCAACGCGTTGCCCCTCACTTCGAGGTGAGGGCATCACTCCTGAAGCTTTCCGCCAGCAATGGTCAGATCCTGGACCATGACGAGAAGACGGTGAGAGATTACGGTTTGAGCTCGGGATCCACCGTGATGCTGCTGATCTCCTCAACCCCGGTGCCTTTTCAGGTGTTTGTAAAGAATGAGAAGGGACAGATAAAAACCTACGACATCACTGACAGTGAGACTGTTGATCAGCTGATGAGAAGGATCTACGAGAAAGAAGGAACACCATTGGACCAGCAGCGGCTGATTTACAACGGGCAACAACTCAGTTCTGGCAGGAAGCTGCAAGATTACAATGTTGTTTCTGGAGCCACCATTCATATGACCCTCCGTCTGCGTGGAGGCTGA